In Paenibacillus sp. 1781tsa1, one DNA window encodes the following:
- a CDS encoding VWA domain-containing protein codes for MEANMNEANRRTDGTREIDESSNPDGSNRGGSHSAETLNRWRLILGESAEEGLCNTDQYTSAEFQYTEIDEILGYLYNREYGEEQGYRKEGGRGASNLTVPKWLHKVRDLFPKPTVEILEKQALDRYGLTELLTDKKLLESLEPNMNLLKNIMQFKGRMKGEVLKSAKEIVRTVVEELRSKLESQTRASIMGKRSRYTSSSVRSLRNLNFKRTITKNLKNYDKNKRRFVIDRLYFDGNIQPHNKWNIIIGVDESGSMLDSVIYSSVMASIFYRLNALRTKLFIFDTQVVDLSDRLEDPVDVLMNVQLGGGTHITKALRYGETLIDNPGKTIFILVSDLEEGYPIAQMYKACKDIIDAGSKLLVLTALDFNGESVYNKHAAQTLTNMGAHVAAITPNELADWIGEIIT; via the coding sequence ATGGAAGCTAATATGAATGAAGCGAACCGGAGAACGGACGGAACCAGAGAAATCGATGAAAGTTCCAATCCGGATGGAAGCAACCGAGGGGGTTCACATTCTGCTGAAACCTTAAATCGATGGCGTCTGATTCTCGGTGAATCGGCCGAAGAAGGATTGTGCAATACAGACCAATACACTTCGGCAGAATTTCAATATACGGAAATCGATGAGATTCTGGGGTATCTCTATAACCGTGAATACGGTGAAGAACAAGGTTATCGAAAAGAGGGAGGACGCGGTGCGTCTAATCTGACTGTACCGAAATGGTTGCACAAGGTCAGGGATCTATTCCCCAAACCAACGGTAGAAATATTGGAGAAACAGGCGCTCGACCGTTACGGACTGACAGAATTGTTAACTGACAAAAAGTTGCTTGAATCCCTTGAACCCAACATGAATCTGCTCAAGAACATTATGCAGTTCAAAGGCCGGATGAAAGGTGAGGTGTTAAAGAGCGCCAAAGAGATCGTGCGAACCGTGGTTGAAGAACTCCGCAGCAAGCTGGAATCTCAGACTCGAGCCAGTATCATGGGCAAGCGCAGTCGTTATACCTCCAGTTCAGTACGTTCCTTGCGCAATCTGAATTTCAAACGAACCATCACCAAAAATTTGAAAAATTATGATAAAAATAAGCGCAGATTTGTGATTGACCGCCTCTATTTCGACGGGAATATACAGCCGCATAACAAATGGAACATCATCATTGGTGTGGACGAAAGCGGCAGTATGCTCGATTCAGTCATCTACAGTTCGGTGATGGCCAGCATCTTCTATCGCTTGAATGCGCTGCGCACGAAATTATTCATTTTTGATACACAGGTGGTTGACCTGAGCGACAGGCTGGAGGACCCGGTAGACGTGCTCATGAATGTACAGCTCGGCGGGGGGACACATATTACCAAAGCGTTGCGTTACGGCGAGACGTTAATCGATAATCCAGGCAAAACGATCTTTATTCTTGTCAGCGATCTGGAGGAAGGTTACCCAATCGCGCAGATGTACAAAGCGTGCAAAGATATCATCGATGCAGGAAGCAAATTGCTGGTTCTCACCGCGCTCGATTTTAACGGGGAATCAGTCTATAACAAACATGCAGCACAGACGTTGACCAATATGGGCGCACATGTAGCAGCAATTACCCCAAACGAGCTTGCGGATTGGATTGGCGAGATCATCACTTAA
- a CDS encoding DUF4132 domain-containing protein, with protein sequence MLTTDRAVETLVEKFAVTCSNEYSLKTDRSSEIIDYVLGTSDKFPDMMGNSSHYVYQTIDLLMKLAKKDDGDIFYRAGAIVIYLESNYSKRNSWRTDAFTICMGNDSEAYGLSGKSKSSDRMGGLLARLEKIKQFAGENEILAELKSKLKRAQWLFDSKKADSQGNYRDVINALMLLQLYSKLSNTPSHAEVESSAQSLPALFQHVMANDPDKLREELHTLIEPVVVSNIQGKHNGSSQELKDEFLKEKRSQLIAEMYPNTSFSSKEQCSHAVFHQTMVLVSSALLYLINISGGKQRFLDAKSEIGHVLLHTLHQLHEIYPLEVRRYLLSMEPRAKSPNDLLAGLVPLDEPYQLVEMLRDELNSYTVSWNMLQSAIANRPEQAIRAYEIIKPPFLKLCIQKFMEDQGLALPNAEESLEQAVFNALRHPLDGGRQGIAIARYLSGENTLEEYWEDPNSRGLFNQLNRDKKRVHNLISISFLPLDSEAMRRFAILTTHPDWTLDIVSDMYNSYAFSGEQLLQRYGQDPEVKREKLLTSLISLNGMTDYRYKSMPHDEYRRIIQQNLDYALTQYKKLPTDTRILILEITFEQRDELSKKILAEAIRAGLQDSSKKANGVALAEFNRIPDQDLYTLVYLSEKKAGIKEMALTAIRSLENSKELYGELLKKEKAADWKNLIQILLDTADLSPEYAHAALADQADNKKLSRLSWLSLKDLPSLMRTEDHQPLDDRIKLYVMVQSLDHTSGPNERLNELRDYVSEASLVRFASELLQVWIQEGAPAKEKWVMYVSALFGDIQIVNILAPQIKEWTENSRGAIAADAVKVLAYLKDPSALMAIDKIKRGVKNRQVKGAAEEALQLAADNMGLTSEQLEDRLVTTLGFDEKGTMQLSYGERSFLVKVNGDLQVIVLNEETGKSVKSLPAPAQKDDADLAAQSKARFTQLKKDLKSMVNIQAQRLEESLSKQRLWSADEWKALFVQNVIMQKFAVGLIWGTYEDGALISTFRYMEDGTFNSVDEEEVDLPSDAQVGLIHPLELDQATLEGWITQLEDYEIKQPFEQLNREIHQPEDEDKTKNEYDHLPESDFSPTSFPKALEKYGWIKGPAQDGGWYHEFYKEYGDLVAELQFSGTSITYYEGLDDITLESLHFFKPNNKQYYYYGDNKPIALGNVPGRVFSETIYDILRATGR encoded by the coding sequence ATGCTTACCACAGATCGTGCAGTAGAAACTTTGGTGGAGAAATTCGCAGTAACTTGTTCAAACGAGTATTCATTAAAAACAGATCGAAGCTCCGAAATTATTGATTACGTCTTGGGAACATCAGACAAGTTCCCGGATATGATGGGAAATTCAAGTCATTATGTGTATCAGACGATTGATCTGCTCATGAAGCTCGCCAAAAAAGATGATGGAGATATCTTTTACCGTGCCGGGGCTATTGTGATATATCTGGAATCCAATTATTCCAAACGAAATTCATGGAGAACGGATGCCTTTACCATCTGTATGGGAAATGACTCAGAAGCTTACGGCTTAAGCGGAAAGAGCAAAAGTTCTGATCGCATGGGCGGGTTGTTGGCCCGATTGGAGAAGATCAAACAGTTTGCGGGCGAGAACGAAATTCTGGCTGAATTGAAGAGTAAATTAAAACGTGCCCAGTGGCTTTTTGATTCCAAAAAAGCGGACAGTCAGGGGAATTATCGGGATGTCATTAATGCATTAATGCTCCTGCAACTATATTCGAAGCTAAGTAATACCCCTTCTCATGCAGAGGTTGAATCTTCTGCTCAATCGTTGCCAGCGTTGTTTCAACATGTGATGGCTAATGATCCAGATAAGTTGCGGGAAGAGCTACATACGTTGATTGAACCTGTAGTGGTCAGTAACATTCAAGGGAAGCATAACGGATCTTCCCAGGAATTGAAGGATGAATTCCTCAAGGAGAAGCGTAGTCAGCTCATAGCTGAGATGTACCCCAATACGTCTTTCTCTTCAAAAGAGCAGTGTTCACATGCTGTATTCCATCAAACGATGGTACTGGTGAGCAGTGCCTTGTTGTACCTGATTAACATTAGTGGAGGTAAACAACGTTTTCTTGATGCGAAGAGTGAGATTGGGCATGTTTTGCTTCATACCCTGCATCAGTTACATGAGATTTATCCACTTGAAGTTCGCCGTTACTTGCTGAGTATGGAGCCTAGAGCAAAGAGTCCAAATGATCTGCTTGCTGGACTTGTGCCTCTGGATGAGCCTTATCAGTTGGTTGAAATGTTGCGGGACGAGCTTAATTCGTACACGGTATCCTGGAACATGTTACAATCCGCGATCGCAAATCGTCCTGAACAAGCGATTCGAGCATACGAGATTATCAAACCGCCATTCCTCAAACTTTGCATTCAGAAATTCATGGAGGATCAAGGATTGGCATTGCCTAATGCGGAGGAGTCATTGGAGCAGGCGGTATTCAACGCTCTGCGGCATCCTTTGGACGGGGGACGTCAAGGAATTGCGATTGCAAGATATTTAAGTGGGGAAAACACCCTTGAAGAATATTGGGAGGACCCGAATAGTCGCGGGTTGTTTAATCAACTGAATCGGGATAAGAAGCGTGTTCACAACCTCATTAGTATTAGTTTTCTGCCCTTGGACTCAGAGGCGATGCGCAGGTTCGCAATCCTGACTACTCATCCTGATTGGACGCTGGATATTGTCTCAGACATGTACAATTCTTACGCGTTTAGTGGAGAGCAGCTTCTTCAACGTTATGGGCAAGATCCTGAGGTGAAACGTGAAAAATTGCTAACAAGCCTGATCTCACTCAATGGCATGACTGACTATAGATACAAATCCATGCCACATGACGAATACCGCCGAATCATTCAGCAGAATCTGGACTATGCACTGACACAGTACAAGAAACTGCCAACGGATACGCGCATTTTAATTCTGGAGATTACCTTTGAACAGCGTGATGAGTTATCGAAGAAAATATTGGCCGAAGCGATTCGTGCTGGACTACAGGATTCGTCCAAGAAGGCGAACGGCGTGGCTTTAGCCGAATTCAACCGGATTCCTGATCAGGACTTGTATACGCTCGTATACCTCTCGGAGAAAAAAGCGGGAATCAAAGAGATGGCTCTGACTGCAATCCGCAGTCTGGAAAACAGCAAGGAGCTGTACGGTGAGCTTTTGAAGAAAGAGAAGGCAGCCGATTGGAAGAACCTGATTCAAATTTTGCTGGATACCGCAGATCTTAGCCCGGAGTATGCTCATGCTGCACTCGCTGATCAGGCAGATAACAAAAAGCTATCCAGATTAAGCTGGTTGTCTCTGAAAGACCTCCCTTCCCTGATGCGAACAGAGGACCATCAGCCATTAGATGACCGAATTAAGCTATATGTTATGGTGCAATCGCTGGATCACACGTCTGGACCCAATGAAAGATTAAATGAATTACGGGACTACGTAAGTGAGGCATCACTCGTTCGTTTTGCAAGTGAATTGCTTCAGGTCTGGATTCAGGAAGGTGCCCCCGCGAAAGAGAAGTGGGTGATGTATGTTTCAGCACTCTTTGGCGATATTCAGATTGTGAATATTCTGGCTCCGCAAATTAAGGAATGGACAGAGAACAGTCGTGGCGCGATTGCAGCAGATGCTGTAAAAGTGCTCGCTTATCTGAAAGATCCATCCGCTCTTATGGCTATCGATAAAATCAAACGTGGCGTGAAGAACCGTCAGGTGAAAGGTGCAGCAGAAGAAGCGTTGCAGCTTGCAGCCGACAATATGGGACTTACTTCGGAGCAATTGGAAGATCGACTTGTCACTACACTTGGTTTTGATGAAAAAGGAACCATGCAGCTGAGTTACGGAGAGCGCTCTTTCCTGGTTAAGGTCAATGGAGACTTGCAAGTGATTGTTCTCAATGAAGAAACGGGCAAATCCGTGAAGAGTCTGCCTGCTCCTGCACAGAAAGATGATGCTGATCTGGCAGCACAGTCGAAGGCACGTTTTACACAGTTGAAAAAAGATCTCAAATCCATGGTTAACATTCAGGCGCAGCGTCTGGAAGAATCATTATCCAAACAACGTCTATGGTCTGCCGATGAGTGGAAAGCACTGTTTGTACAAAATGTAATCATGCAGAAATTTGCTGTTGGTTTGATCTGGGGAACATATGAGGATGGCGCTCTGATCAGCACCTTCCGTTATATGGAGGATGGTACCTTTAACTCCGTGGATGAAGAAGAAGTTGATCTGCCTTCAGATGCACAAGTGGGACTTATACACCCATTGGAACTGGATCAGGCGACGCTTGAAGGCTGGATAACGCAGTTGGAGGATTACGAGATCAAGCAGCCGTTTGAGCAACTGAATCGTGAGATTCACCAGCCAGAAGATGAGGATAAAACGAAGAATGAATACGATCATCTGCCCGAGTCTGACTTTTCACCAACGTCTTTCCCCAAAGCACTGGAAAAATACGGTTGGATCAAAGGGCCTGCACAGGACGGCGGCTGGTATCATGAATTTTATAAAGAGTACGGAGATCTTGTTGCAGAATTGCAATTCAGTGGTACGAGTATTACGTATTACGAGGGATTGGATGACATTACCCTGGAATCCCTACATTTCTTCAAACCGAATAACAAGCAATATTATTACTATGGGGACAACAAACCCATTGCTCTGGGCAACGTTCCAGGTCGAGTATTCAGTGAAACGATCTACGATATATTGAGAGCAACGGGGCGTTGA